Proteins from one Erpetoichthys calabaricus chromosome 11, fErpCal1.3, whole genome shotgun sequence genomic window:
- the LOC127529593 gene encoding jupiter microtubule associated homolog 1-like: MTTTTTFQGMDPEAKSSSRVLQPPGGSSNITFGTGDGDQKQSSWPSKTVTNIFGGPVDPHAGRRNNPPGEGRSLGIFGGSEGYPPTKKNIQAAESAPVVESAEKEKTDTANVEEHECVPEDKEPSNSVASNAAPPAAGGPSIRRNLPGGKSSLVNQHLTKHICC; encoded by the coding sequence atgacGACCACCACCACTTTCCAAGGCATGGACCCGGAGGCTAAGAGCAGCTCCAGGGTGCTGCAACCACCAGGTGGAAGCTCCAACATTACCTTTGGTACAGGAGATGGTGACCAAAAGCAATCTTCATGGCCAAGCAAAACTGTCACTAACATTTTTGGTGGACCAGTGGATCCCCACGCTGGCAGAAGAAACAATCCACCAGGGGAAGGAAGATCTTTGGGTATATTTGGGGGTTCTGAAGGTTATCCTCCAACCAAGAAAAATATACAGGCTGCAGAATCAGCACCTGTAGTGGAAAGTGctgaaaaagagaaaactgaCACTGCAAATGTAGAAGAACATGAATGTGTCCCAGAAGATAAAGAACCATCAAACTCCGTAGCCTCTAATGCAGCACCACCAGCTGCTGGAGGTCCAAGCATCCGGAGAAACCTGCCTGGAGGCAAATCAAGTCTTGTAAACCAACACTTAACCAAGCACATCTGCTGTTAA